A genomic segment from Maniola hyperantus chromosome 4, iAphHyp1.2, whole genome shotgun sequence encodes:
- the LOC117997183 gene encoding E3 ubiquitin-protein ligase RNF168-like — MAAKSKKRLSKIENKLIKLEKLNLSDVICSICQSILIEPVTLPCHHDFCQSCFNESIENNALCCPLCRLRIGSWLRTATKQKNLINNQLWNFIKNKFPKEIDKKFNGEDVDVPSETPLPRLSAPGEIRSEYEAELKRLRAERLQLEQKQYQETELLIKRLQQEEQETHKKYLNSLKQDELLALQLQEESAKSSTEVSKRKTVKSSFTKAKLKPTTIDSYLTKSVAQATIVKNSPLLTDDNNSTDASTTITPSNKTINRVSPEILPSYGRLLKNFLDKKLKTGTSVWNKENGEKLKKKEEEQEMADKTVSSDEKTTVKIKNGVQSVLVSLPLPHTGLLHHKTSLPDRNIETGSVDSMRQELCYFKPIEGTTPTSFNTNKSLPLKVPGLRVEQEKVSSKNGITPTRAQYIEGLCQLRDLSLAQKLPSAFVVALNILRSKKEISKKISTNTRSRVKKNAPSNLCNSNTSNSKRATINRNKQAELVDGIVKLNSEVSLRRTRSMGSISKDENEVTPKKKVKERKFYSDRKPYLRSDSKRMHTKTPSCSPPSFAESTNNNKVSLAVKNLSSPLANCDVKNILREQLRIEKIIEQEKTDFELARKMEAEWNGRRLRRAPAKRQLTLNYALRPTKKLKV, encoded by the exons ATGGCGGCCAAGTCAAAGAAACGGCtgtctaaaattgaaaataagttaataaaattagaaaaattgAATCTCAGCGATGTTATTTGTTCAATTTGTCAGTCAATTTTAATAGAACCTGTTACCCTGCCATGCCACCATGATTTTTGTCAAAGCTGCTTTAACGAAAGTATTGAAAATAACGCTTTGTGTTGTCCTTTATGCCGATTGCGAATAGGTTCTTGGCTACGGACAGCGActaaacaaaagaatttaattaataatcagctttggaatttcattaaaaataaatttcccAAAGAAATCGATAAAAAATTCAATGGTGAAGATGTGGATGTACCTTCAG AAACACCATTACCCAGATTAAGCGCACCAGGAGAGATAAGATCAGAATATGAAGCAGAGCTCAAGAGACTCAGAGCAGAACGTTTGCAGCTTGAACAAAAACAGTATCAGGAGACAGAGCTTCTTATAAA GAGGCTCCAACAAGAGGAGCAGGAAACTCACAAAAAATACTTGAATAGTCTGAAACAGGATGAACTATTGGCTCTGCAGTTGCAAGAAGAGAGTGCAAAGAGTAGCACTGAAGTCTCAAAGAGAAAGACTGTTAAAAGTTCCTTTACTAAGGCCAAATTAAAACCCACCACAATAGATAGTTATTTAACTAAAAGTGTAGCACAAGCGACAATTGTAAAAAA TAGTCCACTGTTAACTGACGACAATAATAGCACAGATGCCTCAACCACGATCACACCATCAAATAAAACCATTAACCGAGTATCGCCAGAAATACTACCAAGCTATGGCAGGCTTTTGAAGAATTTCTTAGATAAAAAATTGAAGACTGGAACTAGTGTTTGGAATAAAGAAAATGGTGAGAAACTGAAGAAGAAG GAGGAGGAACAAGAAATGGCTGATAAAACTGTCAGTAGTGATGAAAAAACTACAGTTAAGATAAAAAATGGTGTGCAATCAGTCCTTGTCTCCTTACCACTGCCACATACAGGactattgcaccacaaaacaagTCTACCAGACAGGAATATTGAGACTGGTAGTGTAGATTCAATGCGACAAGAATTGTGCTACTTTAAACCTATAGAAGGAACAACACCAACTAG tttcaaCACAAACAAGAGTCTCCCATTGAAAGTGCCAGGATTGAGGGTAGAACAAGAAAAGGTTAGCTCAAAGAACGGAATCACACCAACTCGCGCTCAGTACATAGAAGGCCTATGTCAACTGCGGGATTTGTCCCTGGCCCAAAAGCTACCTTCGGCGTTTGTTGTAGCACTTAATATTTTGAGATCTAAAAAG gaaatttctaaaaaaatatcgacaaatacaAGGTCAAGAGTTAAAAAGAATGCACCAAGCAATCTATGTAATTCAAATACATCAAATTCCAAACGTGCTACAATAAATAGAAACAAACAAGCAGAACTTGTTGATGGAattgttaaattaaatagtGAAGTTTCACTGAGACGCACCAGGTCCATGGGAAGCATTTCAAAGGATGAAAATGAGGTCACACCAAAGAAAAAAGTGAAGGAGAGAAAATTTTATTCCGATAGAAAGCCATATTTGAGAAGTGATTCGAAAAGAATGCACACCAAAACGCCATCGTGTAGTCCGCCCTCTTTCGCAGAGAgcactaataataataaggttAGTTTAGCTGTTAAAAATTTATCTAGTCCATTGGCAAATTgtgatgtcaaaaatattttacgggAGCAGCTCCGAATCGAGAAAATAATTGAACAGGAGAAGACCGACTTTGAGTTGGCGCGAAAGATGGAAGCCGAGTGGAACGGGCGTAGGTTGCGGCGCGCGCCCGCCAAGCGACAGCTCACTCTCAACTACGCTCTGAGACCTACTAAGAAGCTTAAAGTATAG
- the LOC117996998 gene encoding glutamine--fructose-6-phosphate aminotransferase [isomerizing] 1-like: MCGIFAYINHLTPKTRREILELLVNGLKRLEYRGYDSAGVAIDAADLKDIAVVKKQGKVAALEELLQEQSVDLAVEESVESHCGIAHTRWATHGEPSAINSHPQRSGEDNSFVVIHNGIITNYKEVKTFLENKGYIFESQTDTEAIAKLVHHIYGQHKDYSFQELVEQVIQQLEGAFALCFKSRYFPNECVATRRGSPLLVGIKTKRRLSSDHVPIMYTNNKATRGVVPSVPRVNSHAHFEPEEERDVEYFFASDASAVIEHTNRVLYFEDDDVAHIRDGVLSIHRLSGSSTDPHQREIFTLKLELQQIMKGNYDYFMQKEIFEQSESIVNTMRGRLNFADGTVTLGGIKDYIPEIKRCRRLMLIGCGTSYHSAVATRQLLEELTELPVMVELASDFLDRNTPVFRDDVCFFISQSGETADTLMALRYCKRHGALIVGITNTVGSSICRESHCGVHINAGPEIGVASTKAYTSQFVSLVMFALVISEDRISLQKRRADIIEGLHELDVKIRQVLALDDRVKALAKDLYQQRSLLIMGRGYNFATCLEGALKVKELTYMHSEGIMAGELKHGPLALIDDSMPVMMIVMRDPVYIKCMNALQQVTARKGRPIVVCEEGDTETTALASSTLEVPKTVDCLQGVLTVIPMQLLAYHIAVLRGCNVDCPRNLAKSVTVE; the protein is encoded by the coding sequence ATGTGTGGAATTTTTGCATACATTAATCATCTGACGCCTAAGACCCGGCGAGAAATCTTGGAGTTACTTGTGAATGGATTAAAACGCTTAGAATACCGTGGATACGACTCTGCGGGCGTCGCTATCGATGCCGCCGATCTAAAGGATATCGCTGTTGTGAAGAAACAGGGTAAAGTTGCCGCACTCGAAGAGCTCCTACAGGAACAGAGTGTCGATCTAGCTGTGGAAGAATCCGTAGAATCACATTGCGGTATTGCTCATACCCGCTGGGCAACTCACGGCGAGCCCAGCGCCATCAACTCGCATCCGCAGCGCTCCGGGGAAGACAACTCGTTTGTTGTCATACACAATGGAATTATCACTAATTATAAGGAAGTTAAGACCTTCCTTGAGAACAAGGGCTACATCTTTGAATCCCAAACTGATACAGAGGCTATTGCCAAGTTGGTCCACCACATCTACGGTCAACACAAGGACTACAGCTTCCAGGAACTTGTCGAGCAGGTAATTCAACAACTAGAAGGAGCTTTCGCTCTGTGTTTCAAGTCTCGTTATTTCCCTAATGAATGTGTGGCCACCAGACGTGGTAGCCCCCTGCTCGTGGGCATCAAAACTAAAAGGCGTTTGTCGAGTGACCATGTGCCGATCATGTACACCAACAACAAGGCCACCAGGGGAGTTGTGCCCTCTGTGCCACGTGTCAACAGCCATGCGCACTTTGAGCCTGAAGAGGAAAGAGATGTTGAATACTTCTTTGCATCAGATGCCTCTGCTGTTATTGAACACACTAACAGAGTGCTCTATTTTGAAGATGATGATGTAGCCCACATCAGAGATGGAGTTCTCAGCATCCATCGTTTGTCCGGCAGCAGCACAGATCCTCACCAGAGAGAGATTTTCACACTGAAACTGGAATTACAGCAGATAATGAAAGGCAACTATGACTACTTCATGCAGAAAGAAATTTTTGAGCAATCTGAGTCTATTGTAAACACTATGAGAGGTCGTCTTAACTTCGCCGATGGCACTGTGACTCTCGGTGGTATTAAAGATTACATTCCAGAAATTAAACGCTGCAGAAGATTGATGCTGATCGGTTGTGGTACGAGTTACCATAGTGCTGTTGCTACACGCCAGCTGCTCGAGGAGTTAACTGAGCTGCCGGTGATGGTGGAATTGGCCTCAGATTTCTTGGACAGAAATACACCTGTGTTTCGTGACGACGTATGCTTCTTTATCTCTCAATCAGGAGAGACTGCTGATACTCTCATGGCCCTTCGTTATTGCAAACGCCACGGTGCCTTGATTGTTGGCATCACTAACACTGTTGGTAGTTCCATCTGTCGCGAATCACACTGTGGTGTACATATCAATGCTGGCCCCGAGATCGGCGTCGCCTCCACCAAAGCATATACCTCGCAATTTGTGTCTCTCGTTATGTTCGCTTTGGTGATCAGCGAAGATCGTATTTCGTTACAAAAGCGTAGAGCCGATATTATCGAAGGACTTCATGAATTGGATGTTAAAATTCGTCAAGTGTTGGCGTTAGACGACAGAGTAAAAGCGTTGGCAAAAGATCTTTATCAACAGCGCTCATTGTTGATAATGGGACGTGGATACAACTTTGCTACATGTTTAGAAGGGGCTTTAAAAGTAAAGGAATTGACATATATGCACAGTGAAGGAATTATGGCAGGAGAGTTGAAGCACGGGCCGCTCGCCCTCATCGATGACTCTATGCCAGTAATGATGATTGTGATGCGTGACCCTGTTTATATAAAATGCATGAATGCGCTTCAGCAGGTGACTGCCCGCAAAGGCCGGCCGATTGTTGTCTGCGAGGAAGGGGACACGGAAACTACGGCCCTCGCATCTAGCACCTTGGAAGTTCCAAAAACTGTGGATTGTTTACAGGGTGTCCTCACTGTTATCCCCATGCAGCTGTTAGCATATCACATCGCTGTTCTGCGCGGTTGCAATGTTGATTGTCCAAGAAATCTCGCTAAATCTGTTACTGTTGAATAA